The genomic DNA TTATCCTTATCCATTCCTTTGGATTTTGTTGTAGCTTACAGTACTCAATGCTTGTTGAATAGTACAACAAACTACGACATTCAAATCCTCTCTTAATTATGATGTTCCAACAGCAGCTGCTCCTGGAGCTGCAGCTCCTGGAAAAAGCGTCGATTTGACCAAAGACTCTTGCTTGGTTAACTTTGGCTCAATAAAGGCTTTCAGCTTTCTTTTTTCTTTGTTATCTTTATTGTTACTTTTATTTTTTTCCGCTCGTGATGCCATGAAACCTCCAATTAGTATGAGTAATTCGTGTAATTGTAAATTAACTTGAAATCTTTCACTTTATTTTCTGTATCCGCAAAAATCTTGCCATTTAATATTAACCAACTGTGACCTAATATATTGGCTTGCTTATTCTGAACTCCAATTTTAAAATCTACTGAACTATTATAGTATCGTAAGAAACGGTAGAGTACTAAAGACCTTTTTAAACAAGTCTTTTTTAATATAGGATTAATTAGATTTAAGATGAAATCAACATAGGAGACTAATTTGTAAATTTCATGTTTGGAAAGTGGGGCACCGATATACTTTTTTGAGCTTAAGAGCTGTAATACCCGGGTTATATTCCGAAATCGCACCATGATATTTATTATTATACTCCAGACAAATATTCTGCTCAAAAGCAGATAGTTTGCTTTAATAATTTTTCCTAATAAGTAAACGATAACGCAATCCTCACAATTAATTCTTCATAATTCTTGTTTTTTTAAGTCTTTATGAAGCAAAACCTATGCCTAAGTAAATGCTGATAAAACCAATAGGGTAGGATTCTCGAAACTGCAAAAAACTGTATCACTATATAACAGTTAGCTTGGTTTGAGACACTTAAAGCTATTCATTTTGAGCATAAAGAGCTTCTCATCCTTCGAATTATTACAAAAAAATATCCTAAAGTTTTGGTGATTTGTCAAAATGTTACCTATTCGGTTGAGGATTATGACTTATGGAATACCCCCTTTGTTATCTGATTAATTATTAATAAAAATAAAAAAAGTTTGTATTGTTCCATTTGATTCATTATACTTCAATAAATAATTAAGATAAGATTTTTTTTCACAAAAAAGGGGTGAGAACAATCCCAAGTTAATTAATACTTTTGTTAGTATCAGCGAGGAAGAAATTTATTCGCAAGTAATGGTATTTTTTGTATGAGAAAGCTACTCGTCAAATTAAGTTTAAACTAATCAATAATTTCATTTAACAATTGAAGGGGGGAAACATGTATAGTCAATATTATATTAATCAAGTTGTATTTTATAGGTTTTTGTTTGTCGTTATTTTTGTTTTTTCAATTGCTCCATTCACCAGCAAAGGTTTGAATGCCCAGGTACCAGATTTTAAATGGATGCACCCTGCAGGAGTCGTTGGTAATGATGAGGGGAATGATTTAGTAATTGATGGTGCTATAAACAGCTATGTTGTGGGCCGATTTATAAGAATAGCTGATTATTCCGATTCAGCACTTATTGGAGTAGGCAGCCAAGAAGTGTTTATTGCTAAATATGATCTCAATGGCAATGACTTATGGACAAAACGAGCGGGAAGTGCAAGTAATGATCCGGAAGCTGACAGAGGTAGTGCAATTGGCGTGGAGAAACTTGGAAATATTCTAATGACTGGCCGCTTTGTTAGTAATGCGGACTTTGGCACCAATTCGTTAACAAGCGCAGATGGACAGGACTTTTTCATCGGTAAGTTGGCGGAGCAGATCGTCCTCATCAACGAAGTCGTAACCGATCCTCAGCAGGATTGGACCGATAACAGCGGGGGCAATGGTGTTCAATTTGATTCTAAACCAGGCAATGGTACTATCAGCAACACAGATGAATGGCTCGAAATATACAATGCCGGTGTCTCTGCTATTGATTTGACTGAGGGAACCGGTTGGACTTTGGATTTTATAGATGGCTCCGATGCTACATTAGATTTTCAAAACCCGGGATCTACCGTATTTGTCTTTAGTGATGGTGGATCTTTAACTAATTTCCAACCCGGTGAATTCCTCGTTATCGGCAATCCACCAGGATCCATGAATAACGATATTTTTCTTGAGTTGAAAAATGCATCTGGC from candidate division KSB1 bacterium includes the following:
- a CDS encoding lasso peptide biosynthesis B2 protein, whose amino-acid sequence is MVRFRNITRVLQLLSSKKYIGAPLSKHEIYKLVSYVDFILNLINPILKKTCLKRSLVLYRFLRYYNSSVDFKIGVQNKQANILGHSWLILNGKIFADTENKVKDFKLIYNYTNYSY